From Microlunatus capsulatus, a single genomic window includes:
- the secG gene encoding preprotein translocase subunit SecG translates to MTVPITIFSIVLVITSVVLALFVLMHKGRGGGLSDLFGGGISSSMGGSSVAERNLDRLTIIVAVIWLAAIVALGLLYKLGA, encoded by the coding sequence ATGACCGTGCCGATCACGATCTTCTCGATCGTGCTGGTGATCACCAGCGTCGTCCTCGCCCTCTTCGTGCTCATGCACAAGGGTCGCGGAGGTGGCCTCTCCGACCTCTTCGGCGGCGGGATCTCCTCCTCGATGGGCGGGTCGTCGGTGGCGGAGCGCAACCTGGACCGGCTGACGATCATCGTCGCGGTCATCTGGCTCGCGGCCATCGTGGCCCTGGGCCTGCTCTACAAGCTCGGCGCCTGA
- the whiA gene encoding DNA-binding protein WhiA, with protein MAMTAQVKAELATIKVTKPCCRKSEVAATLRFAGGLHIVSGRIVIEAELDTGAAARRLRTDISEVFGHPSEMVVVNGSGIRRGTRYVVRVVKDGDALARQTGLVDSRGRPARGLPAQVVSGGLCDCVAAWRGAFLAHGSLTEPGRSMALEVTCPGPEAALALVGAARRLGIAAKAREVRMVDRVVIRDGDAIGALLTRLGAHESLMAWEERRMRREVRASANRLANFDDANLRRSARAAVAAGARVERALEILGDDVPDHLKAAGLLRVQNKQASLEELGQLHAPQLTKDAVAGRIRRLLATADKRAAELGIPSTEASLSADMLEDVE; from the coding sequence ATGGCTATGACCGCGCAGGTGAAGGCGGAGCTGGCGACCATCAAGGTCACCAAGCCCTGCTGCCGCAAGTCCGAGGTCGCAGCGACGTTGAGATTCGCCGGGGGGCTCCACATCGTCAGCGGCCGGATCGTCATCGAGGCCGAGCTGGACACCGGCGCCGCCGCCCGCCGGCTGCGCACCGACATCAGCGAGGTCTTCGGCCACCCGAGCGAGATGGTCGTCGTCAACGGCTCGGGCATCCGGCGCGGCACCCGCTACGTCGTCCGGGTGGTCAAGGACGGCGACGCCCTGGCCCGCCAGACCGGCCTCGTCGACTCCCGCGGCCGACCCGCCCGCGGGCTGCCGGCCCAGGTCGTCAGCGGCGGCCTCTGCGACTGCGTCGCCGCCTGGCGCGGCGCCTTCCTCGCCCACGGCTCCCTCACCGAGCCGGGCCGCTCGATGGCCCTCGAGGTCACCTGCCCCGGGCCCGAGGCTGCGCTGGCCCTCGTCGGCGCCGCCCGCCGGCTCGGCATCGCGGCCAAGGCCCGCGAGGTCCGGATGGTCGACCGCGTCGTCATCCGTGACGGCGACGCCATCGGCGCGCTGCTCACCCGGCTGGGGGCCCACGAGTCCCTGATGGCCTGGGAGGAGCGCCGGATGCGCCGCGAGGTCCGCGCCTCGGCCAACCGGCTGGCCAACTTCGACGACGCCAACCTGCGCCGCTCCGCCCGGGCCGCGGTCGCCGCCGGGGCCCGCGTCGAGCGCGCCCTGGAGATCCTCGGCGACGACGTCCCCGACCACCTCAAGGCGGCCGGCCTGCTGCGGGTGCAGAACAAGCAGGCGAGCCTGGAGGAGCTGGGGCAGCTGCACGCCCCGCAGCTGACGAAGGACGCGGTGGCCGGCCGGATCCGCCGGCTGCTGGCCACCGCGGACAAGCGGGCGGCCGAGCTGGGCATCCCCTCGACCGAGGCCAGCCTCAGCGCGGACATGCTCGAGGACGTCGAGTGA
- the tpiA gene encoding triose-phosphate isomerase has product MTRKPLMAGNWKMNLTHVEATGLVQKLAWTLSDKKWDPERSEVVVLPPFTDLRTVQTLVEGDRLKIGYGAQDLSAHVKGAYTGEVSVEMLAKLNCAYVTVGHSERREYHREDDALVNAKTLRALSGGVTPIVCVGEGLDVRQEGEQVPHCLAQVRAALTDVPAEQVAGLVIAYEPVWAIGTGEVATPEDAQEVCGAIRTLVGELYTAEVADAVRVLYGGSVKSGSVAAIMAQPDVDGCLVGGASLLVDEFAAIARFYDLPAV; this is encoded by the coding sequence ATGACCCGCAAGCCCCTGATGGCCGGCAACTGGAAGATGAACCTGACCCACGTCGAGGCGACGGGTCTGGTGCAGAAGCTGGCCTGGACCCTGAGCGACAAGAAGTGGGACCCGGAGCGCTCCGAGGTCGTCGTGCTGCCCCCGTTCACGGACCTGCGCACGGTGCAGACCCTCGTCGAGGGCGACCGGCTGAAGATCGGCTACGGCGCCCAGGACCTCTCGGCCCACGTGAAGGGCGCCTACACCGGTGAGGTGTCGGTCGAGATGCTGGCCAAGCTGAACTGCGCCTACGTCACCGTCGGCCACTCCGAGCGCCGCGAGTACCACCGCGAGGATGACGCCCTCGTCAACGCCAAGACCCTGCGCGCGCTGAGCGGCGGCGTCACGCCGATCGTCTGCGTCGGCGAGGGCCTCGACGTCCGGCAGGAGGGCGAGCAGGTCCCGCACTGCCTCGCCCAGGTCCGCGCCGCCCTCACCGACGTGCCGGCCGAGCAGGTGGCCGGCCTCGTCATCGCCTACGAGCCCGTCTGGGCCATCGGCACCGGCGAGGTCGCGACGCCGGAGGACGCCCAGGAGGTGTGCGGGGCCATCCGCACGCTGGTGGGGGAGCTCTACACCGCCGAGGTCGCCGACGCCGTCCGCGTGCTCTACGGCGGCTCGGTCAAGTCGGGCAGCGTCGCGGCCATCATGGCCCAGCCCGACGTCGACGGCTGCCTGGTCGGCGGCGCGAGCCTGCTGGTGGACGAGTTCGCCGCCATCGCGCGCTTCTACGACCTGCCCGCCGTCTGA
- a CDS encoding phosphoglycerate kinase gives MKTIADLGDLRGQRVLVRCDLNVPLDGTTITDDGRIRASVPTLTALRDAGAKVVVLAHLGRPKGQVNPQYSLAPAAARLGELLGMDVHLASDVVGESAQATVAALADGEVAMLENVRYEPGEESKDEAVRGELADRYAALGDAFVSDGFGVVHRKQASVYDLASRLPAAAGGLVEAEVQVLRRLTEEPQRPYVVVLGGAKVSDKLAVIANLLKTADTLVVGGGMVFTFLAAQGHEVGKSLLEADQIETVKGYLDEAAATGKQIVLPSDVVVAPDFKADAPPTVVAADAIPADQLGLDIGPESSRAFAAVIAQARTVFWNGPMGVAEWEAFAGGTRAVAQALTEVDGLSVVGGGDSAAAVRDLGFADDDFGHISTGGGASLEYLEGKTLPGLAVLDTTDAGKA, from the coding sequence ATGAAGACCATCGCCGACCTCGGTGACCTGCGCGGCCAGCGCGTGCTCGTCCGCTGCGACCTCAACGTCCCCCTCGACGGGACCACGATCACCGACGACGGCCGGATCCGTGCCTCGGTGCCGACGCTGACCGCGCTCCGCGACGCCGGGGCCAAGGTCGTCGTGCTGGCCCACCTCGGCCGTCCGAAGGGGCAGGTGAACCCCCAGTACTCGCTGGCGCCCGCCGCCGCCCGGCTGGGCGAGCTGCTCGGCATGGACGTCCACCTGGCCTCCGACGTGGTCGGGGAGTCCGCGCAGGCCACGGTCGCCGCGCTCGCCGACGGCGAGGTCGCGATGCTGGAGAACGTGCGCTACGAGCCGGGCGAGGAGTCCAAGGACGAGGCGGTCCGCGGCGAGCTGGCCGACCGCTACGCCGCGCTCGGCGACGCCTTCGTCTCCGACGGCTTCGGCGTGGTCCACCGCAAGCAGGCCTCGGTCTACGACCTGGCCTCCCGGCTGCCCGCCGCCGCCGGCGGGCTCGTCGAGGCCGAGGTGCAGGTGCTGCGCCGGCTGACCGAGGAGCCGCAGCGGCCCTACGTCGTCGTGCTCGGCGGCGCGAAGGTGTCCGACAAGCTCGCGGTCATCGCCAACCTGCTCAAGACCGCCGACACCCTCGTGGTGGGCGGCGGGATGGTCTTCACGTTCCTGGCCGCGCAGGGCCACGAGGTGGGCAAGTCCCTCCTCGAGGCCGACCAGATCGAGACGGTCAAGGGCTACCTCGACGAGGCCGCGGCGACGGGCAAGCAGATCGTGCTGCCCTCCGACGTCGTCGTGGCACCCGACTTCAAGGCCGACGCGCCGCCCACCGTGGTCGCCGCCGACGCCATCCCCGCCGACCAGCTGGGCCTCGACATCGGTCCGGAGTCGTCGCGGGCGTTCGCCGCCGTCATCGCGCAGGCGCGGACCGTGTTCTGGAACGGCCCGATGGGCGTCGCCGAGTGGGAGGCCTTCGCCGGCGGCACCCGCGCCGTCGCCCAGGCCCTCACCGAGGTCGACGGCCTGTCGGTCGTCGGCGGCGGGGACTCCGCGGCTGCCGTGCGCGACCTCGGCTTCGCCGACGACGACTTCGGCCACATCTCCACCGGCGGCGGCGCCAGCCTGGAGTACCTGGAGGGCAAGACCCTGCCGGGGCTCGCCGTGCTCGACACCACCGACGCTGGGAAGGCGTGA
- the rapZ gene encoding RNase adapter RapZ: MTGPTDPGGEAPLRLVVVTGMSGAGRSTAADNLEDLGWYVVDNLPPNVLPEVCSQARQNGITRLAVVLDVRTRSFFEQLPTMFADLSGGGTLPEILFLEAADDVIVRRQESVRRPHPLQGDGRLMDGITRERELLATLRAAADLVIDTSSLNVHQLGSRVRSAYGGDEQDQLRVTLLSFGFKNGVPVDADMVVDVRFLPNPHWVPELRPQTGLSRPVSDYVLAQQGAEPFLDHLQQLLDTVAVGYVREGKRFATIGIGCTGGKHRSTAMAEEFARRLRAAGRPTTVLHRDLGRE, from the coding sequence GTGACGGGGCCGACGGACCCGGGCGGCGAGGCGCCGCTCCGGCTCGTCGTGGTCACCGGCATGTCCGGCGCGGGACGCTCGACGGCGGCCGACAACCTCGAGGACCTCGGCTGGTACGTCGTCGACAACCTGCCGCCGAACGTGCTGCCGGAGGTCTGCAGCCAGGCCCGGCAGAACGGCATCACCCGGTTGGCCGTCGTCCTCGACGTCCGCACCCGTTCCTTCTTCGAGCAGCTGCCGACGATGTTCGCCGACCTCAGCGGCGGCGGCACGCTGCCCGAGATCCTCTTCCTCGAGGCCGCCGACGACGTCATCGTCCGCCGCCAGGAGTCGGTCCGCCGCCCCCACCCGCTGCAGGGCGACGGCCGGCTGATGGACGGGATCACCCGCGAGCGCGAGCTGCTGGCCACCCTGCGGGCCGCCGCCGACCTCGTGATCGACACCTCCTCGCTGAACGTGCACCAGCTGGGCTCCCGCGTCCGCAGCGCCTACGGCGGCGACGAGCAGGACCAGCTCCGGGTGACGCTGCTCTCCTTCGGCTTCAAGAACGGGGTGCCGGTCGACGCCGACATGGTCGTCGACGTCCGCTTCCTGCCCAACCCGCACTGGGTGCCCGAGCTGCGGCCGCAGACCGGGCTGAGCCGTCCCGTCAGCGACTACGTCCTGGCCCAGCAGGGCGCCGAGCCCTTCCTGGACCACCTGCAGCAGCTGCTCGACACCGTCGCCGTCGGGTACGTGCGCGAGGGCAAGCGGTTCGCCACCATCGGCATCGGCTGCACCGGCGGCAAGCACCGCAGCACCGCGATGGCCGAGGAGTTCGCCCGCCGGCTGCGGGCCGCCGGACGGCCCACCACCGTCCTGCACCGGGACCTGGGCCGGGAATGA
- a CDS encoding gluconeogenesis factor YvcK family protein: MSPLAPGRPPGPPGSTLPAVVAFGGGHGLSASLSALRRVTDRLTAVVTVADDGGSSGRLREELDCLPPGDLRMALAALCGDDPSGRTWADVLQYRFAGSGPLRDHAIGNLLIAGLWERLGDPVAGLDMVAGLLGAKGRVLPMAAVPLQIVADVIGLDPAHPDEVATVRGQAAVAKTTAEVQAVHLEPADPPACPESVESVLAADWAVLGPGSWFTSVIPHLLVPRLAEAIERTPARRLLALNLEPAGETAGFSPAKHIELLAEHAPNLRLDVVLADASFAGDDPHLDRWARSLGAELVVADLAARDGSPRHDTLRLASAYAEIMGV; this comes from the coding sequence ATGAGCCCGCTGGCGCCGGGTCGCCCGCCGGGCCCGCCCGGCTCGACGCTGCCCGCGGTCGTCGCGTTCGGCGGCGGGCACGGGCTCTCCGCCTCGCTCAGCGCGCTGCGCCGGGTCACCGACCGGCTGACCGCCGTGGTCACCGTGGCCGACGACGGCGGCTCCTCGGGCCGGCTGCGCGAGGAGCTGGACTGCCTGCCGCCCGGGGACCTGCGGATGGCCCTGGCGGCGCTCTGCGGCGACGACCCCTCGGGCCGCACCTGGGCCGACGTCCTGCAGTACCGGTTCGCCGGCTCCGGCCCGCTCCGCGACCACGCGATCGGCAACCTGCTCATCGCCGGCCTCTGGGAGCGCCTCGGCGACCCGGTGGCCGGTCTCGACATGGTGGCCGGCCTGCTGGGCGCCAAGGGCCGGGTGCTGCCGATGGCCGCGGTCCCGCTGCAGATCGTCGCCGACGTCATCGGCCTGGACCCCGCGCACCCCGACGAGGTGGCGACCGTCCGCGGCCAGGCCGCGGTGGCGAAGACGACGGCCGAGGTGCAGGCGGTGCACCTCGAGCCGGCCGACCCCCCGGCCTGCCCCGAGTCGGTCGAGTCGGTGCTGGCCGCGGATTGGGCGGTGCTGGGTCCGGGGTCGTGGTTCACCTCCGTGATCCCGCACCTGCTGGTCCCGCGGCTCGCGGAGGCGATCGAGCGGACGCCCGCCCGGCGGCTGCTCGCCCTCAACCTCGAGCCGGCGGGGGAGACCGCGGGGTTCTCCCCGGCCAAGCACATCGAGCTGCTGGCCGAGCACGCCCCGAACCTGCGGCTGGACGTCGTCCTCGCCGACGCCAGCTTCGCCGGCGACGACCCCCACCTGGACCGCTGGGCGCGCTCGCTGGGCGCCGAGCTCGTCGTGGCCGACCTCGCCGCGCGCGACGGCTCCCCCCGCCACGACACCCTCCGGCTGGCCTCGGCCTACGCCGAGATCATGGGCGTCTGA
- the tal gene encoding transaldolase — MSDRLKALADAGVSIWLDDLSRERLKTGNLAELVASSSVVGVTTNPTIFASALAKGEQYDDQMRELAASGSDVGDAIKALTTDDVRHACDVFADTYAASDGYDGRVSIEVEPGLARDTEGTVSEAADLFKIVDRPNVLIKIPATVEGLPAIARSIAEGISVNVTLIFALERYRGVIDAYLTGLEQAAANGHDLSKIHSVASFFVSRVDSEVDKRLDTVGTDEAQALKSQAALANARLAYALYEEEFSSERWAALEAQGANRQRPLWASTGVKDPDLPDTLYVAELVVAGTVNTMPEKTLQAFADHGEVQGDKVSGTAEEAQQVIDRLAAVGVDFDDVVEVLEREGLEKFDKSWDELVETVQTALDDAEKGKSPGESADPDVTHDSQ; from the coding sequence ATGAGTGACCGTCTGAAAGCCCTCGCCGACGCGGGGGTCTCCATCTGGCTCGACGACCTGTCCCGCGAGCGCCTGAAGACCGGCAACCTGGCCGAGCTGGTGGCGTCGTCGTCGGTGGTGGGTGTCACCACCAACCCGACGATCTTCGCCTCGGCCCTGGCCAAGGGCGAGCAGTACGACGACCAGATGCGCGAGCTGGCCGCCAGCGGGTCCGACGTGGGCGACGCCATCAAGGCGCTGACCACCGACGACGTCCGGCACGCCTGCGACGTCTTCGCCGACACCTACGCGGCGTCGGACGGCTACGACGGCCGGGTCTCGATCGAGGTCGAGCCGGGTCTGGCCCGCGACACCGAGGGCACCGTCAGCGAGGCCGCCGACCTCTTCAAGATCGTCGACCGGCCCAACGTGCTCATCAAGATCCCGGCGACGGTCGAGGGCCTGCCCGCGATCGCCCGCTCGATCGCCGAGGGCATCAGCGTGAACGTGACGCTGATCTTCGCCCTCGAGCGCTACCGCGGGGTCATCGACGCCTACCTGACCGGCCTGGAGCAGGCGGCGGCCAACGGCCACGACCTGTCGAAGATCCACTCCGTGGCGTCGTTCTTCGTCTCCCGGGTCGACAGCGAGGTCGACAAGCGGCTCGACACCGTCGGCACCGACGAGGCGCAGGCGCTCAAGAGCCAGGCGGCCCTGGCCAACGCGCGGCTGGCCTACGCCCTCTACGAGGAGGAGTTCAGCTCCGAGCGCTGGGCGGCCCTGGAGGCCCAGGGCGCCAACCGGCAGCGGCCGCTGTGGGCGTCGACCGGGGTCAAGGACCCCGACCTGCCGGACACGCTCTACGTCGCCGAGCTCGTCGTCGCCGGCACGGTCAACACCATGCCGGAGAAGACGCTGCAGGCCTTCGCCGACCACGGCGAGGTGCAGGGCGACAAGGTGAGCGGCACCGCCGAGGAGGCCCAGCAGGTCATCGACCGGCTGGCCGCGGTGGGCGTCGACTTCGACGACGTCGTGGAGGTCCTCGAGCGCGAGGGCCTCGAGAAGTTCGACAAGTCCTGGGACGAGCTCGTCGAGACGGTGCAGACCGCCCTCGACGACGCCGAGAAGGGCAAGAGCCCGGGCGAGTCGGCCGACCCCGACGTCACGCACGACTCGCAGTAG
- the tkt gene encoding transketolase, giving the protein MTDTSASTAVVPEGWTDLDTKAVDTVRLLAADAVQKVGNGHPGTAMSLAPVAYLLFQKEMRHNPAEAHWPGRDRFVLSCGHSSLTLYIQLYLGGFGLELDDLKALRTWDSRTPGHPEYGHTTGVEITTGPLGQGIANAVGMAMAARRERGLLDPDAAPGTSPFDHHVYVLASDGDIEEGISSEASSLAGTQRLDNLTLIYDNNRISIEDDTNIALTEDVAARYEAYGWHVQTIDWTNGETQYQENLKALADALETARGVTDRPSFISLRTIIGWPAPKKQGTGKAHGSALGEDEIKATKALLGFDPEQTFEVADDVIAHTRELRDRGAQAQAEWEKSFQTWAEANPEGKALYERFVADELSPGWEDALPSWDADPKGVATRAASGKVLSALAPVMPELWGGSADLAESNNTTPEGEPSFLPTDRQTKAFSGGPYGRVLHFGIREHAMGAIMNGIKVHGGTRPYGGTFLTFSDYMRGAVRLSALMRVPVTYVWTHDSIGLGEDGPTHQPIEHLAALRAIPGLDVVRPADANETAAAWAQILKNGDRPAGLILSRQNLPIVPRGAEGYADTSGVAKGAYVLKDAEGAPDVVLVGTGSEVQYALAAQEQLAGEGISARVVSMPCREWFDEQDREYRDSVIPPAVKARVSVEAGVSQGWRDIVGDAGRIISINHYGASASGAKLFEEFGFSGATVAAAAHESLEAAQGDAAPTHAAASGPKAPADLEEDPGVTTS; this is encoded by the coding sequence GTGACCGACACCTCTGCCTCCACCGCCGTCGTCCCCGAGGGCTGGACCGACCTCGACACCAAGGCCGTCGACACGGTCCGCCTGCTCGCCGCCGACGCCGTGCAGAAGGTCGGCAACGGCCACCCCGGCACCGCGATGAGCCTGGCGCCCGTCGCCTACCTGCTGTTCCAGAAGGAGATGCGGCACAACCCCGCCGAGGCCCACTGGCCGGGCCGGGACCGCTTCGTCCTCTCCTGCGGCCACTCCAGCCTGACGCTGTACATCCAGCTCTACCTCGGCGGCTTCGGCCTCGAGCTCGACGACCTCAAGGCCCTGCGCACCTGGGACTCCAGGACCCCGGGCCACCCGGAGTACGGCCACACGACCGGCGTCGAGATCACCACCGGGCCGCTGGGCCAGGGCATCGCCAACGCCGTCGGGATGGCCATGGCCGCCCGCCGCGAGCGCGGCCTGCTCGACCCCGACGCCGCCCCCGGCACCTCCCCGTTCGACCACCACGTCTACGTGCTGGCCTCCGACGGCGACATCGAGGAGGGCATCAGCTCCGAGGCCTCCTCCCTCGCCGGCACCCAGCGGCTCGACAACCTGACGCTGATCTACGACAACAACCGGATCTCCATCGAGGACGACACCAACATCGCCCTCACCGAGGACGTCGCCGCGCGCTACGAGGCCTACGGCTGGCACGTCCAGACCATCGACTGGACCAACGGCGAGACGCAGTACCAGGAGAACCTCAAGGCCCTGGCCGACGCGCTGGAGACCGCCCGCGGCGTCACCGACCGGCCCAGCTTCATCAGCCTCCGGACGATCATCGGCTGGCCCGCCCCGAAGAAGCAGGGCACCGGCAAGGCGCACGGCTCGGCGCTGGGCGAGGACGAGATCAAGGCGACCAAGGCGCTGCTGGGCTTCGACCCGGAGCAGACCTTCGAGGTCGCCGACGACGTCATCGCCCACACCCGCGAGCTGCGGGACCGCGGCGCGCAGGCCCAGGCGGAGTGGGAGAAGTCCTTCCAGACGTGGGCCGAGGCCAACCCCGAGGGCAAGGCCCTCTACGAGCGCTTCGTCGCCGACGAGCTGAGCCCCGGCTGGGAGGACGCGCTGCCCAGCTGGGACGCCGACCCCAAGGGCGTCGCCACCCGCGCCGCCTCGGGCAAGGTGCTCAGCGCCCTCGCCCCGGTGATGCCCGAGCTGTGGGGCGGCTCGGCCGACCTCGCCGAGTCCAACAACACCACCCCCGAGGGCGAGCCGAGCTTCCTGCCGACCGACCGCCAGACCAAGGCCTTCTCGGGCGGGCCCTACGGCCGGGTGCTGCACTTCGGCATCCGCGAGCACGCCATGGGCGCGATCATGAACGGCATCAAGGTGCACGGCGGGACCCGTCCCTACGGCGGCACCTTCCTCACCTTCAGCGACTACATGCGCGGCGCGGTGCGGCTGTCGGCGCTGATGCGGGTGCCCGTCACCTACGTCTGGACCCACGACTCGATCGGCCTCGGCGAGGACGGCCCGACCCACCAGCCCATCGAGCACCTCGCCGCGCTGCGCGCGATCCCCGGCCTGGACGTCGTCCGGCCCGCCGACGCCAACGAGACGGCGGCCGCGTGGGCGCAGATCCTCAAGAACGGCGACCGCCCCGCCGGCCTCATCCTCAGCCGGCAGAACCTGCCGATCGTGCCGCGCGGCGCCGAGGGCTACGCCGACACCTCCGGGGTCGCCAAGGGCGCCTACGTGCTCAAGGACGCCGAGGGCGCCCCGGACGTGGTGCTCGTCGGCACCGGGTCCGAGGTCCAGTACGCCCTGGCCGCGCAGGAGCAGCTGGCGGGCGAGGGCATCAGCGCCCGCGTCGTCTCCATGCCCTGCCGCGAGTGGTTCGACGAGCAGGACCGGGAGTACCGCGACAGCGTCATCCCGCCGGCCGTCAAGGCGCGGGTCAGCGTCGAGGCCGGGGTGAGCCAGGGCTGGCGCGACATCGTCGGCGACGCCGGGCGGATCATCAGCATCAACCACTACGGCGCGAGCGCCTCGGGCGCGAAGCTCTTCGAGGAGTTCGGCTTCAGCGGCGCCACGGTGGCCGCGGCGGCGCACGAGAGCCTCGAGGCCGCGCAGGGCGACGCCGCCCCCACCCACGCCGCCGCCAGCGGCCCGAAGGCGCCGGCGGACCTCGAAGAGGACCCGGGCGTCACCACCAGCTGA
- the pgl gene encoding 6-phosphogluconolactonase — MTQPDVDSAPAPEILLHADADAVAEALAARLLARLAEIQGEGRVPQLCLTGGRIATKAYGRLAEEGRSSAVDWGRVELWWGDERFVPAGDDDRNAEPVLELLRPLGLAAERVHVMPAADAGTDLDDAADAYARELGGTRFDVCLLGLGPDGHVASLFPEHPSSHAEGRVIAVRNSPKPPPDRISLTLEVVNASAEVWFLVSGEDKAAATALALQGAGPVQVPGAGAHGQHRTLWLLDRAAASELPPDLAQHGRF, encoded by the coding sequence ATGACCCAGCCCGACGTCGACTCCGCGCCCGCCCCGGAGATCCTGCTGCACGCCGACGCGGACGCGGTGGCCGAGGCGCTCGCCGCCCGGCTGCTGGCCCGGCTCGCCGAGATCCAGGGCGAGGGCCGCGTCCCGCAGCTCTGCCTCACCGGCGGCCGGATCGCCACGAAGGCCTACGGCCGGCTGGCCGAGGAGGGCCGCTCGTCCGCCGTCGACTGGGGCCGGGTGGAGCTGTGGTGGGGCGACGAGCGCTTCGTCCCCGCCGGTGACGACGACCGCAACGCCGAGCCCGTGCTGGAGCTGCTGCGGCCGCTGGGCCTGGCCGCCGAGCGGGTGCACGTCATGCCGGCCGCCGACGCCGGCACCGACCTCGACGACGCCGCGGACGCCTACGCGCGCGAGCTGGGCGGCACCCGCTTCGACGTCTGCCTGCTGGGGCTCGGCCCCGACGGGCACGTGGCGTCGCTGTTCCCCGAGCACCCGTCCTCGCACGCGGAGGGCCGGGTCATCGCCGTCCGCAACTCCCCCAAGCCGCCGCCGGACCGGATCAGCCTGACCCTGGAGGTCGTCAACGCCTCGGCCGAGGTCTGGTTCCTGGTCAGCGGGGAGGACAAGGCCGCGGCGACGGCGCTGGCCCTGCAGGGCGCCGGTCCGGTGCAGGTGCCCGGGGCGGGCGCCCACGGCCAGCACCGCACGCTCTGGTTGCTCGACCGCGCGGCCGCCTCCGAGCTGCCGCCGGACCTGGCGCAGCACGGGCGGTTCTGA
- the gap gene encoding type I glyceraldehyde-3-phosphate dehydrogenase translates to MTVRVGINGFGRIGRNFFRAVQASGADVEVVAFNDLGSDDTQAHLLKYDSILGRLGQPVSVVDGGIQVGDKVIKSYAEKDPSALPWGEIGADVVIESTGFFTDGTKAKAHLDGGAKKVIISAPAKNDDFTVVMGVNDGDYDPASHHIISNASCTTNCLAPMAKVLNDEFGIVKGLMTTIHAYTQDQNLQDGPHSDLRRARAAALNIVPTSTGAAKAIGLVLPELKGKLDGYALRVPVPTGSATDLTFEAGRETSADEVNAAIKAAAEGYLKGYLLYTEDPIVSSDIVTDPHSCIFDAGLTKVIGNQVKVVGWYDNEWGYSNRLVDLVKLVGSSL, encoded by the coding sequence ATGACCGTTCGTGTGGGTATCAACGGCTTCGGCCGCATCGGCCGCAACTTCTTCCGCGCTGTGCAGGCCTCCGGCGCCGACGTCGAGGTGGTCGCCTTCAACGACCTCGGCTCTGACGACACCCAGGCGCACCTGCTGAAGTACGACTCGATCCTCGGCCGCCTCGGCCAGCCGGTCTCCGTCGTCGACGGCGGCATCCAGGTGGGCGACAAGGTCATCAAGTCCTACGCCGAGAAGGACCCGTCCGCGCTGCCGTGGGGCGAGATCGGCGCCGACGTCGTCATCGAGTCGACCGGCTTCTTCACCGACGGCACCAAGGCCAAGGCCCACCTCGACGGCGGCGCCAAGAAGGTCATCATCTCCGCGCCGGCCAAGAACGACGACTTCACCGTCGTCATGGGTGTCAACGACGGGGACTACGACCCGGCCTCGCACCACATCATCTCCAACGCCTCCTGCACCACGAACTGCCTGGCGCCGATGGCCAAGGTCCTCAACGACGAGTTCGGCATCGTCAAGGGCCTGATGACCACCATCCACGCCTACACCCAGGACCAGAACCTGCAGGACGGCCCGCACTCCGACCTCCGTCGCGCCCGCGCCGCCGCCCTCAACATCGTCCCCACCTCCACCGGTGCGGCCAAGGCCATCGGCCTGGTGCTGCCGGAGCTCAAGGGCAAGCTCGACGGCTACGCGCTGCGCGTCCCGGTGCCCACGGGCTCGGCGACCGACCTGACCTTCGAGGCCGGCCGCGAGACCAGCGCCGACGAGGTCAACGCCGCCATCAAGGCCGCGGCCGAGGGCTACCTCAAGGGCTACCTGCTCTACACCGAGGACCCGATCGTCTCCTCCGACATCGTCACCGACCCGCACTCCTGCATCTTCGACGCCGGCCTGACCAAGGTCATCGGCAACCAGGTGAAGGTCGTCGGCTGGTACGACAACGAGTGGGGCTACTCCAACCGCCTCGTCGACCTGGTGAAGCTGGTCGGCAGCTCGCTCTGA
- a CDS encoding RNA polymerase-binding protein RbpA, with protein sequence MAGGGSAIRGSRVGAGPMGEAERGDTAPRLYISYFCARGHETRPAFAADATVPETWDCPRCGLSGNRDSLNPPPPTKIEPYKTHLAYVKERRSDAEAADILSEALQTLRDRRARGDVIY encoded by the coding sequence GTGGCTGGTGGTGGCAGCGCCATCCGGGGGAGCCGGGTCGGGGCGGGACCGATGGGGGAGGCCGAGCGGGGCGACACCGCGCCGCGGCTGTACATCTCCTACTTCTGCGCCCGTGGGCACGAGACGCGGCCGGCCTTCGCCGCCGACGCCACCGTGCCGGAGACGTGGGACTGCCCGCGCTGCGGGCTGTCGGGCAACCGGGACTCGCTGAACCCGCCGCCGCCCACGAAGATCGAGCCGTACAAGACACACCTCGCCTACGTGAAGGAGCGTCGCAGCGACGCCGAGGCGGCCGACATCCTCAGCGAGGCGCTGCAGACCCTCCGCGACCGCCGCGCGCGCGGCGACGTCATCTACTGA